Proteins found in one Pseudoxanthomonas sp. SL93 genomic segment:
- a CDS encoding GFA family protein — MTREYTGSCHCGAVRFTVRFDIAKGTSKCNCTFCWKQRNWNIPGLKSEDFQLLAGDDHLASYSKSGEGFEVHHRFCQRCGTATHGHGYLEQVGGPFLSVRVAALDDLDVDSLVSAPTTHCDGRNDNWWNPPAETRHL, encoded by the coding sequence ATGACACGCGAGTACACGGGCAGCTGCCACTGCGGTGCCGTCAGGTTCACGGTCCGCTTCGATATCGCCAAGGGCACCAGCAAGTGCAACTGCACGTTCTGCTGGAAGCAGCGCAACTGGAATATCCCGGGCCTGAAGTCGGAGGATTTCCAGCTGCTCGCCGGTGACGACCACCTGGCCAGCTACAGCAAGTCAGGCGAAGGCTTCGAAGTGCATCACCGGTTCTGCCAACGCTGCGGCACCGCCACGCACGGGCACGGTTATCTGGAACAGGTGGGCGGCCCGTTCCTGTCCGTCCGCGTGGCCGCGCTCGATGACCTCGACGTCGATAGCCTGGTCTCTGCGCCAACCACGCATTGCGACGGCCGCAACGACAACTGGTGGAATCCGCCCGCGGAAACGCGCCACCTCTGA
- a CDS encoding DUF2789 domain-containing protein produces the protein MESTVHPFSELFAQLGLPNDNASIQQFIATHSPLPNGMRLEEAPFWSPAQSQLLREERRDDADWAMVVDRLNVALHDSPA, from the coding sequence ATGGAATCGACCGTCCACCCCTTCTCCGAACTGTTCGCGCAGTTGGGCCTGCCCAACGACAACGCCAGCATCCAGCAGTTCATCGCCACCCATTCCCCGCTGCCCAACGGCATGCGCCTGGAAGAGGCCCCATTCTGGTCGCCTGCGCAATCGCAGCTGCTGCGCGAGGAACGTCGCGACGATGCCGACTGGGCGATGGTGGTGGACCGGCTGAACGTGGCGCTGCACGACAGTCCGGCGTGA
- a CDS encoding M20/M25/M40 family metallo-hydrolase, translated as MKLFLLGPTLLLSLLISFFLLRSDTLRAVQAPGMRTQAASPAPGSQPRLAGAAQTPAARPAQADAASAPPAAAAAQADPFAPVYIVTSRETWQGIRGLTRAAVARRDSTGATVLISETRADRLGDISDYVHANERRCGGYFAFPSRAQAEAFVSADGAKQAMAKSMLAGYTLDNQATVSRWLPQVQEQRLYATINHLSSYRNRYYASTHGRTSAEWIRNHWQSLAAGRDDVTTELFTACATCGTQPSIILTIRGWDLPNEVVVLGAHLDSINGGNRNDPEQHAPGADDDASGIATLTETLRIALADGWQPRRTVKFMGYAAEEVGLRGSNAIAQSFRASGVNVVSVLQVDMTNYKAGAVTDMKLISDYSNADLKNFFITLFDTYLAPMGLTRGSVACGYACSDHASWTNAGYPAAMMFEAGDPGGSFPYIHTSYDTLATMGESAQHSVKFTQFALAYLGETAKTRTRVTGGPAQVLPVP; from the coding sequence ATGAAACTGTTCTTGCTGGGTCCAACGCTGCTGCTCTCCCTGTTGATCAGCTTCTTCCTGCTGCGATCGGACACGCTGCGGGCGGTGCAGGCACCCGGCATGCGTACGCAGGCCGCTTCCCCTGCCCCCGGATCCCAGCCGCGCCTGGCAGGCGCCGCGCAGACGCCGGCCGCGCGTCCCGCGCAGGCAGACGCGGCGTCCGCCCCGCCCGCAGCGGCGGCGGCGCAGGCCGACCCGTTCGCCCCGGTGTACATCGTCACCTCCCGCGAGACGTGGCAGGGTATCCGCGGCCTGACCCGTGCCGCGGTCGCGCGACGCGACAGCACCGGCGCGACCGTGCTGATTTCCGAAACCCGGGCCGACCGCCTCGGCGACATCAGCGACTACGTGCATGCCAACGAGCGCCGCTGCGGCGGCTATTTCGCGTTCCCCAGCCGCGCGCAGGCCGAGGCCTTCGTCAGCGCGGATGGCGCGAAGCAGGCGATGGCGAAATCGATGCTGGCCGGCTACACGCTCGACAACCAGGCCACCGTCAGCCGCTGGTTGCCCCAGGTGCAGGAACAGCGCCTCTACGCCACCATCAACCACCTCTCCAGCTACCGCAACCGCTACTACGCCAGCACGCATGGCCGGACCTCGGCCGAATGGATCCGCAACCACTGGCAATCGCTGGCCGCCGGCCGCGACGACGTCACCACCGAGCTGTTCACCGCCTGCGCCACCTGCGGCACGCAGCCGTCGATCATCCTCACCATCCGTGGCTGGGACCTGCCCAATGAAGTCGTGGTGCTGGGCGCGCACCTGGACTCGATCAACGGCGGCAACCGCAACGACCCCGAACAGCACGCACCGGGTGCCGACGACGATGCGTCGGGCATCGCCACGCTCACCGAAACGCTGCGCATCGCGCTGGCCGACGGCTGGCAGCCGCGGCGCACGGTGAAGTTCATGGGCTATGCCGCCGAGGAAGTCGGCCTGCGCGGTTCCAATGCCATCGCGCAGTCGTTCCGCGCCAGCGGCGTCAACGTGGTCAGCGTGCTGCAGGTGGACATGACCAACTACAAGGCCGGCGCGGTCACCGACATGAAGCTGATCAGCGACTACTCCAACGCCGACCTGAAGAACTTCTTCATCACCCTGTTCGACACCTACCTGGCGCCGATGGGCCTGACGCGCGGCAGCGTGGCCTGCGGTTACGCCTGTTCGGACCATGCGTCGTGGACGAACGCCGGCTATCCCGCCGCGATGATGTTCGAGGCCGGCGACCCGGGCGGCAGCTTCCCCTATATCCACACGTCGTACGACACGCTGGCGACCATGGGCGAATCCGCGCAGCACAGCGTCAAGTTCACCCAGTTCGCCCTGGCGTATCTTGGCGAAACCGCCAAGACGCGCACGCGGGTCACCGGCGGACCCGCGCAGGTGCTGCCGGTGCCGTGA
- a CDS encoding pyridoxamine 5'-phosphate oxidase family protein, with the protein MRHAFAHIAFTPAVRDVQARDGSRAQYARAFESGDEVRNAELGADEAAFIHAQRSFYMATVSETGWPYVQHRGGTPGFLRVVDATTLSFTDLPGNRQFISVGNLAQDDRVALILMDYTHRQRLKLLGRLSVEESPGAGRTERTMTIHVEAFDWNCPKYIPVRFEAEDVQRALDERDKRIAQLEAQLAQARQQT; encoded by the coding sequence ATGAGACACGCGTTCGCCCATATCGCCTTCACCCCCGCGGTACGCGACGTGCAGGCACGCGACGGCAGCCGTGCGCAGTACGCGCGGGCCTTCGAGTCCGGCGACGAGGTCCGCAATGCCGAACTCGGGGCCGACGAGGCCGCCTTCATCCATGCCCAGCGCAGTTTCTACATGGCCACCGTGTCCGAAACCGGTTGGCCGTACGTGCAGCACCGCGGCGGCACGCCCGGTTTCCTGCGGGTGGTCGATGCCACGACGCTGTCGTTCACCGACCTGCCCGGCAACCGGCAGTTCATCAGCGTGGGCAATCTGGCGCAGGACGATCGCGTGGCGTTGATCCTGATGGACTACACGCACCGGCAGCGGCTGAAGCTGTTGGGCCGTTTGAGCGTGGAGGAGTCACCGGGCGCGGGACGTACCGAGCGCACGATGACGATCCATGTGGAAGCTTTCGACTGGAATTGCCCGAAGTACATCCCGGTCCGCTTCGAAGCGGAAGACGTGCAGCGTGCGCTGGACGAACGCGACAAGCGGATCGCGCAGCTGGAGGCGCAGTTGGCGCAGGCCCGGCAACAGACGTAA
- a CDS encoding HNH endonuclease yields MKLKTLRERAFVRQQGRCYYCSARMWQISPEELGLHRKSSRLLQCTAEHLIARRDGGGDTCDNIVAACHYCNWLRHARRNAALAPEVYAARVRKRVARGTWHAPFAIFE; encoded by the coding sequence ATGAAGCTCAAAACTCTTCGCGAACGCGCCTTCGTCCGTCAGCAAGGGCGTTGTTATTACTGCAGTGCACGCATGTGGCAGATTTCTCCCGAAGAACTCGGCCTCCACCGCAAGTCTTCGCGTCTACTCCAGTGCACCGCCGAGCACCTGATCGCTCGGCGCGATGGCGGTGGGGATACCTGCGACAACATCGTAGCGGCGTGCCACTACTGCAACTGGCTTCGCCATGCGCGAAGAAACGCGGCGCTCGCGCCGGAAGTCTATGCCGCTCGTGTCCGCAAGCGGGTGGCGCGTGGCACTTGGCATGCACCTTTCGCGATCTTCGAGTAG
- a CDS encoding FKBP-type peptidyl-prolyl cis-trans isomerase, producing the protein MAFTTTASGLQFEDTVVGSGVEAKPGNNVTVHYTGWLYENGEQGAKFDSSKDRGEPFIFPLAGGMVIKGWDEGVQGMKVGGQRTLIIPANLGYGARGAGGVIPPNATLKFDVELLGT; encoded by the coding sequence ATGGCATTCACCACCACCGCTTCCGGCCTGCAGTTCGAAGACACCGTCGTCGGCAGCGGCGTAGAGGCCAAGCCCGGCAACAACGTCACCGTGCACTACACCGGCTGGCTTTACGAGAACGGCGAACAGGGCGCCAAGTTCGATTCCAGCAAGGATCGCGGCGAACCCTTCATCTTTCCGCTCGCCGGCGGCATGGTCATCAAGGGCTGGGACGAAGGCGTGCAGGGTATGAAGGTGGGCGGCCAGCGCACCCTGATCATCCCCGCCAACCTCGGCTACGGCGCACGCGGCGCCGGCGGCGTCATCCCGCCCAACGCCACGTTGAAGTTCGACGTCGAACTGCTGGGCACCTGA
- a CDS encoding helix-turn-helix domain-containing protein has product MQNHTEQTCAGIADNIDEVHGDIRKAVAIFGGKWKLEILWLLHQRMHRFNELRRAIPGVTQHMLTAQLRELESDGLVRRTLYPEIPPRVEYEITGQAARLHPVFEAMLEFMRGRRQTG; this is encoded by the coding sequence ATGCAAAACCATACTGAGCAGACGTGCGCCGGCATCGCCGACAACATCGATGAAGTGCATGGCGACATCAGGAAGGCCGTCGCCATCTTCGGCGGCAAATGGAAACTGGAAATCCTCTGGCTGCTGCACCAGCGCATGCACCGCTTCAACGAACTGCGCCGCGCCATCCCCGGCGTGACCCAGCACATGCTGACCGCGCAGCTGCGTGAGCTGGAAAGCGACGGCTTGGTACGCCGCACCCTCTACCCCGAAATCCCCCCGCGCGTGGAATACGAAATCACCGGCCAGGCCGCCCGCCTGCACCCGGTGTTCGAAGCGATGCTGGAATTCATGCGGGGTAGGCGACAGACGGGGTAG
- a CDS encoding NAD(P)H-dependent oxidoreductase, whose translation MKILHIDSSITGDDSVSRTLTAAVVARLVALSPDADITYRDLAAQPLPQASAPLLAVAAGADVPAHDSALQADVSVVGRVLDEVLAADVIVIGAPMYNFSVPSQLKAWLDAIAVPGRTFRYDAQGVQGLLGEKRVIIASARGNVYAAVSPVAAYEHHESYLRSFLDFLGVTRIEVVRAEGVRLGPEHAQAAMAGALAQAEQLEAA comes from the coding sequence ATGAAGATCCTGCATATCGATTCCAGCATCACCGGCGACGATTCGGTCAGCCGCACGTTGACCGCGGCGGTGGTCGCGCGCCTGGTCGCGCTCAGCCCCGACGCCGACATCACCTACCGCGACCTCGCCGCGCAGCCGCTGCCGCAGGCATCCGCGCCGTTGCTGGCGGTGGCGGCGGGCGCTGACGTGCCCGCGCACGACAGCGCACTGCAGGCGGACGTGTCGGTGGTGGGCCGTGTGCTGGACGAAGTGCTGGCGGCGGATGTCATCGTCATCGGCGCGCCGATGTACAACTTCAGCGTGCCCAGCCAGCTGAAGGCGTGGCTGGATGCGATCGCGGTGCCGGGCAGGACGTTCCGCTACGACGCGCAGGGCGTGCAGGGGTTGCTGGGCGAGAAGCGCGTGATCATCGCGTCGGCGCGCGGCAACGTCTACGCGGCGGTTTCGCCGGTGGCGGCGTACGAGCACCACGAGTCCTACCTGCGCAGCTTCCTGGATTTCCTGGGCGTGACCCGCATCGAGGTGGTGCGTGCCGAGGGCGTGCGGCTGGGCCCGGAGCACGCGCAGGCCGCGATGGCCGGTGCGCTGGCGCAGGCGGAGCAGCTGGAAGCGGCGTGA
- a CDS encoding nuclear transport factor 2 family protein, with product MKHALHVLLLMVALLAPAHAHADDAPPSVQAQVMPLLDEMMAAANAHDTDRFMALYSRGDALVVQFDDQTLRGWQTVRDQQDEWWAGGTSDAVYRYRSAPEITVIAPDVVSTLQSMEVASTMPDGKKGNVQVVATSVWRKLPEGWRIVVAHESLIQ from the coding sequence ATGAAGCACGCGCTGCACGTACTGCTGTTGATGGTGGCCCTGCTCGCGCCGGCCCACGCCCATGCCGATGACGCGCCGCCTTCGGTGCAGGCGCAGGTGATGCCGTTGCTTGACGAGATGATGGCGGCGGCCAATGCGCACGATACGGACCGGTTCATGGCGCTCTATTCGCGCGGCGATGCGCTGGTCGTGCAGTTCGACGACCAGACGCTGCGCGGGTGGCAGACGGTGCGGGACCAGCAGGACGAATGGTGGGCCGGCGGCACGTCCGACGCCGTGTACCGCTACCGGTCGGCGCCGGAGATCACCGTGATCGCGCCGGATGTGGTCAGCACGCTGCAATCGATGGAGGTGGCCAGCACGATGCCCGATGGCAAGAAGGGTAACGTGCAAGTGGTGGCGACGTCTGTGTGGCGGAAGCTGCCGGAGGGGTGGCGCATCGTGGTGGCGCACGAGTCGTTGATTCAGTAG